A genomic segment from Callithrix jacchus isolate 240 chromosome 8, calJac240_pri, whole genome shotgun sequence encodes:
- the CLBA1 gene encoding uncharacterized protein CLBA1 isoform X2 — protein sequence MQDRQELEEEPLSDFQEEASLRVAPERLSDDSLEWIRISPDLLLSDGKASNSLPRQGGSTGTTRCPDPGEHSSTWGEFEGFRESSAKSGQFSQSLELLEGPTELQPPRTTSAPKECSSHQPCQGGPWVTGTAAVPPSEPILSSESILKCAFQEITVQQAAEDISTLDHFLEVSSEEPGLECVHKLCNESRRLWRALQNTHTSASQCLWNESHCQEKFVLILGMDAIVVIWHRSLAGLLSSL from the exons ATGCAAGACAGGCAGGAGCTGGAGGAAGAGCCTTTGAGTGACTTCCAGGAGGAGGCTTCCCTCCGAGTGGCACCTGAGAGGCTGAGTGATGACAGTTTGGAATGGATACGAATCTCCCCTGACCTCCTTCTGTCGGATGGGAAAGCCAGCAACTCCCTGCCCCGTCAGGGCGGTTCCACCGGCACTACCCGGTGTCCTGACCCTGGGGAACACAGCAGCACTTGGGGGGAGTTTGAAGGCTTTCGGGAATCTTCAGCTAAGTCTGGACAATTCTCGCAGTCCCTGGAACTCCTGGAGGGGCCCACAGAACTCCAGCCACCGAGAACCACTTCTGCCCCAAAGGAGTGTAGTTCTCACCAACCGTGCCAGGGTGGACCTTGGGTGACAGGAACTGCTGCTGTCCCACCTTCTGAG ccCATTCTCAGCTCTGAGAGCATTTTAAAGTGTGCTTTTCAGGAAATAACAGTTCAACAGGCAGCTGAAGACATTTCCACCCTAGACCATTTCCTAGAAGTAAGCAGTGAAGAGCCTGGCCTTGAATGTGTACATAAACTGTG TAATGAATCTAGAAGACTCTGGAGAGCCCTTCAGAACACACACACGTCTGCTTCTCAGTGCCTGTGGAACGAATCTCATTGCCAGGAGAAGTTTGTTCTCATTCTCGGGATGGATGCCATCGTTGTTATTTGGCACAGGAGCCTAGCAG GCCTGCTCAGCTCTTTGTAG
- the CLBA1 gene encoding uncharacterized protein CLBA1 isoform X1 produces MQDRQELEEEPLSDFQEEASLRVAPERLSDDSLEWIRISPDLLLSDGKASNSLPRQGGSTGTTRCPDPGEHSSTWGEFEGFRESSAKSGQFSQSLELLEGPTELQPPRTTSAPKECSSHQPCQGGPWVTGTAAVPPSEPILSSESILKCAFQEITVQQAAEDISTLDHFLEVSSEEPGLECVHKLCNESRRLWRALQNTHTSASQCLWNESHCQEKFVLILGMDAIVVIWHRSLAGHDGPRHAPFAVALLLSYSRRVLLRPPVLLPAVPADQLQA; encoded by the exons ATGCAAGACAGGCAGGAGCTGGAGGAAGAGCCTTTGAGTGACTTCCAGGAGGAGGCTTCCCTCCGAGTGGCACCTGAGAGGCTGAGTGATGACAGTTTGGAATGGATACGAATCTCCCCTGACCTCCTTCTGTCGGATGGGAAAGCCAGCAACTCCCTGCCCCGTCAGGGCGGTTCCACCGGCACTACCCGGTGTCCTGACCCTGGGGAACACAGCAGCACTTGGGGGGAGTTTGAAGGCTTTCGGGAATCTTCAGCTAAGTCTGGACAATTCTCGCAGTCCCTGGAACTCCTGGAGGGGCCCACAGAACTCCAGCCACCGAGAACCACTTCTGCCCCAAAGGAGTGTAGTTCTCACCAACCGTGCCAGGGTGGACCTTGGGTGACAGGAACTGCTGCTGTCCCACCTTCTGAG ccCATTCTCAGCTCTGAGAGCATTTTAAAGTGTGCTTTTCAGGAAATAACAGTTCAACAGGCAGCTGAAGACATTTCCACCCTAGACCATTTCCTAGAAGTAAGCAGTGAAGAGCCTGGCCTTGAATGTGTACATAAACTGTG TAATGAATCTAGAAGACTCTGGAGAGCCCTTCAGAACACACACACGTCTGCTTCTCAGTGCCTGTGGAACGAATCTCATTGCCAGGAGAAGTTTGTTCTCATTCTCGGGATGGATGCCATCGTTGTTATTTGGCACAGGAGCCTAGCAGGTCACGATGGTCCCCGGCATGCCCCGTTTGCAGTGGCTCTGCTCCTGAGCTACTCCAGGAGGGTGCTTCTGAGGCCACCTGTCCTCCTGCCCGCTGTCCCTGCTGACCAGCTCCAGGCCTGA
- the CLBA1 gene encoding uncharacterized protein CLBA1 isoform X4, with amino-acid sequence MQDRQELEEEPLSDFQEEASLRVAPERLSDDSLEWIRISPDLLLSDGKASNSLPRQGGSTGTTRCPDPGEHSSTWGEFEGFRESSAKSGQFSQSLELLEGPTELQPPRTTSAPKECSSHQPCQGGPWVTGTAAVPPSEPILSSESILKCAFQEITVQQAAEDISTLDHFLEGHLS; translated from the exons ATGCAAGACAGGCAGGAGCTGGAGGAAGAGCCTTTGAGTGACTTCCAGGAGGAGGCTTCCCTCCGAGTGGCACCTGAGAGGCTGAGTGATGACAGTTTGGAATGGATACGAATCTCCCCTGACCTCCTTCTGTCGGATGGGAAAGCCAGCAACTCCCTGCCCCGTCAGGGCGGTTCCACCGGCACTACCCGGTGTCCTGACCCTGGGGAACACAGCAGCACTTGGGGGGAGTTTGAAGGCTTTCGGGAATCTTCAGCTAAGTCTGGACAATTCTCGCAGTCCCTGGAACTCCTGGAGGGGCCCACAGAACTCCAGCCACCGAGAACCACTTCTGCCCCAAAGGAGTGTAGTTCTCACCAACCGTGCCAGGGTGGACCTTGGGTGACAGGAACTGCTGCTGTCCCACCTTCTGAG ccCATTCTCAGCTCTGAGAGCATTTTAAAGTGTGCTTTTCAGGAAATAACAGTTCAACAGGCAGCTGAAGACATTTCCACCCTAGACCATTTCCTAGAA GGCCATCTCTCCTGA
- the CLBA1 gene encoding uncharacterized protein CLBA1 isoform X3, protein MQDRQELEEEPLSDFQEEASLRVAPERLSDDSLEWIRISPDLLLSDGKASNSLPRQGGSTGTTRCPDPGEHSSTWGEFEGFRESSAKSGQFSQSLELLEGPTELQPPRTTSAPKECSSHQPCQGGPWVTGTAAVPPSEPILSSESILKCAFQEITVQQAAEDISTLDHFLEVSSEEPGLECVHKLWAISPEGPAI, encoded by the exons ATGCAAGACAGGCAGGAGCTGGAGGAAGAGCCTTTGAGTGACTTCCAGGAGGAGGCTTCCCTCCGAGTGGCACCTGAGAGGCTGAGTGATGACAGTTTGGAATGGATACGAATCTCCCCTGACCTCCTTCTGTCGGATGGGAAAGCCAGCAACTCCCTGCCCCGTCAGGGCGGTTCCACCGGCACTACCCGGTGTCCTGACCCTGGGGAACACAGCAGCACTTGGGGGGAGTTTGAAGGCTTTCGGGAATCTTCAGCTAAGTCTGGACAATTCTCGCAGTCCCTGGAACTCCTGGAGGGGCCCACAGAACTCCAGCCACCGAGAACCACTTCTGCCCCAAAGGAGTGTAGTTCTCACCAACCGTGCCAGGGTGGACCTTGGGTGACAGGAACTGCTGCTGTCCCACCTTCTGAG ccCATTCTCAGCTCTGAGAGCATTTTAAAGTGTGCTTTTCAGGAAATAACAGTTCAACAGGCAGCTGAAGACATTTCCACCCTAGACCATTTCCTAGAAGTAAGCAGTGAAGAGCCTGGCCTTGAATGTGTACATAAACTGTG GGCCATCTCTCCTGAAGGCCCCGCCATCTAG